The Caulobacter sp. 73W region GCCGACGTCAACACCACCCTGTCGACCGCCTGGGGCGGCCGCTATGTGAACGACTTCATCGACCGCGGCCGCGTCAAGCGCGTGTTCGTCCAGGCCGACGCGCCGTATCGCGCCAAGCCCGAGGACCTGAGCCAGTGGTTCGTCCGCGGCCGTGAGGGCCAGATGGCGCCCTTCACCTCCTTTGCCAGCACAAGCTGGTCGACCGCCCCCACCACCCTGGCGCGCTTCAACGGCGTGCCGTCCTTCGAGATCCAGGGGCAGGCCGCCCCGGGCGTCAGTTCGGGCGAGGCCATGGACCGCATCGCCGAACTGGCGTCCCAGATCCCTGGCACCACGGTGGCCTGGTCGGGCCTCTCCTTCCAGGAACGCCTGTCGGCGGGCCAGGCGCCCCTGCTCTACGCCCTGTCGCTGCTGGTGGTCTTCCTGTGCCTGGCCGCGCTCTATGAGAGCTGGTCGATCCCGATCGCGGTGCTGCTGGTCATTCCGCTCGGCCTCATCGGTGCCGTCGTAGCGGTGACCCTGCGCGGCCTGGTCAACGACGTCTATCTTCAGATCGGTCTGCTTACGACCATGGGCCTGACCGCCAAGAACGCCATCCTCATCGTCGAGTTCGCCGAGCAGGCCGAACGCCAGGGCGCGCGCGTCATCGACGCGGCCATGCAGGCGGCCCGTCTGCGCCTTCGCCCGATCCTGATGACCAGCCTGGCCTTCATGTTCGGGGTCCTGCCGCTGGCCATCTCCACCGGCGCCGGCGCCAACAGCCGTATCGCCATCGGCACGGCGGTGATCGGCGGGGTCGTGGCGGCGACCGTGCTGGCCATCTTCTACATCCCGCTCTTCTTCGTGCTGGTGCGCCGCGTCAGCCGTGACGGCCTCAAAGGTCTTCGCGGCGGCGACTACGCCCCCGCCGGCCAAGCTCCCGCCGGGGAGGCCGCGCAATGAGCCGCCCTCTCCTGATCCTCCTGGCCGCGGCCTCCACCGCCGCCTGCACCATGGAGCCGCGCTACGTGCGGCCGGACGCGCCGGTTCCGACCCAGTGGCCGACAGGTGGTCCGTATGTGACCGCCGCGGCGACCGCCGCGCCGGCCGCGGCCAATCCGGTGATCGTCGATCCGCGCCTGCAGCGCCTCGCCGCCCAGGCGCTGGAGAACAACCGCAACCTGCGCGTCGCCCTGGCCAATATCGAGGTCAGCCGCGCCCAGTACCGCATCCAGCGCGCCGCTCTCTTGCCGGAGCTCACCGCGTCTGGCCGCTACACCGCGTCTCGACGCTCGATCGCCAATGTCAGCGGCACGGGCGCTACCGGCGCCGAGCGCGACAATGAGAGCTATTCGGTCCAGGTCGCGGTGAACGCCTTCGAGATCGATCTCTTCGGCCGCGTCCGCTCTTCCACCCGCGCCGACCTCAACCGGTATCTGGCCACCGAGGCCGGCGCCCGCGCCACGCGCCTGACCCTGGTGGGCGACATCGCCGAGGCCTGGCTGAACCACGCGGCCGACAGCAGCCTCCTGAAGATCGCGCAGGACACCGCCGCCAACGCCCAGCGCAACGTCGAGCTGACCCGCGCCCGTCTCGAAGGCGGCGTCGCTCCGCGCACCGATCTTCGCCAGGCCGAGACGGTCATGGCCACCGCTCAAGCCGACGTCGCCCGTCTGCGCTCGGTCGTCGCCCAGGACGTAAACGCCCTTCAGCTTTTGAGCGGCGCTCCGGTCGACCCCGCCCTGCTGGCCGGGTCGATCGATGAGGTCGCCAACGCGATCGCCCTGCCGGCCGCCGGCCTCAGCTCGGCGGTTCTGCTGAACCGGCCGGATGTCATCCAGGCCGAGTACAGCCTGCGCGCCGCCAACGCCGAGATCGGCGCGGCCCGCGCGGCGCTTTTCCCGACCGTCTCGATCACCGGCGCGGCGGGCTACGCCAGCGAGGCGCTCTCGTCGCTGATCAGCAACCGGGCGTTCAACTCGTCCTATGGCCCAGCCGTGACCTGGCCGTTCTTCCGCGGCGGCGCGGGTCTGGCCGCCCTCGATGCGAGCCAGGCCCAGAAGGCCGCGGCGGTAGCCACCTACGAGCGGGCGATCCAGGCCGCCTTCCGCGAGACGGCCGACGCTCTGGCCCGCAACGGCACGATCGAAGATCAGGCCGCCGCCGTTCGCCTGCGTCTGGACGCCGCCGCCGACACCTATCGCCTGGCCGAAGCGCGCTATCGCGGCGGGGTTGATCCCTTCCTCGCCAGCCTCGACGCCCAGCGCACGCTCTACAGCGCCCGCCAGACGCAGGTCGCGATCCAGCTGGAGACGGCGATCAACCGCATCGATCTCTATCGGGCGCTGGGCGGCGGCGACCCGCTGGACATGGCGCCCCTGCCCCCTTTCGAGCCTTAGAGTTGGTCAAACCGCGCGACGCTGTGGGCGCAGCGCGCCACAAACGCTAAACGGCTTGCAGCCGCCGCGCACCCGTGGCGTTCAATAGGTCATGAGCCAGCAGACGCCGCCAGCATCGCCGAGCAACAGCGGCGAGCCGCTCCGACAGGAACCACGAGGCCGACGCGGTTTCGCCGCCTTCAACACCATGTCCACCCGCCTGCTGGCTGGCCTGATCGCCGGGATCCTCACCGGCGCCGCGCTTGCGCGCCTGGACACACCCGTCGCGGCGACCGTCCTGGCCGTCGGCGCGAGCGTCGGCCAGATCTGGCTGGACGCCCTGACCATGACGGTCGTGCCCCTGGTCTTCGGGCTGCTGGTGACCGGCATCGCGTCCGCCGGCGCGAGCGGCGCACAAGGCGCCATCGCGGCTCGCGCGGCGGTCTGGTTCGCTGTGCTGCTGGTCGGCGCCTGCGCGCTCTCGGCGCTGACGGCCTGGCTCTTCATGACCGCATGGCCGCTTGGACCAGGGGCCAGCGGCCTGATCGGCCAGGTGACCGCGCCCATGCCCGCGCCGTCAGCCGGCGACGCGCCCTGGTATCGGGGGCTCATCCCAGCAAACCCCGTGAAGGCCGCGGCCGAAATGGCCATGGCTCCACTGGTGATCTTCGGGCTGATTTTTGGGCTGGCCGCCGATCGTATCGAGGCCTCGCTGCGCGACCTGCTCGTGCGCTTCTTCCAGGCCGTGGTCGCAAGCATGCTCGTCATTGTCCGCTGGGTGCTGCTCATCGGGCCGTTGGGGGTCTTCGGCCTGGCGCTGTCGGTAGGAGCGAGTTTCGGCGCCGGGGTGGCTGGCGCGCTTGTCAGCTATGTGGCCACCGTATGCATGGCCTGCCTGGCGGTGAGCCTGGCAGCCTATGTGGTGCTGCCGCTGGCGACCCGCACCTCGCCCATGCGCCTTGTGCGCGCCGCCCTGCCGGTTCAGGCCCTGGCGCTGGGCACCCAGTCGTCGCTCGCCTGTCTGCCTGCCATGGTCAACGCCGTTCCTCAGCTGGGCGCGGGACCAGGAGCCGGTGTCGTCCTACCCTTGGCGGTCTCGATCTTCAGGATGTCGAGCGCGGCGGCCAATATCGCCGTGGCGGTCTGGCTCGCCCATCTGCATGGGGTCGCGATCGCCCCGGGGATGGTCGCTATCGGCGTGTTGATCGCCGCGCCCGTCAGCTTGGCGGCTGTCGGCTTGCCGGCGCAGGTCAACTTCTTCGCCACCATCGCGCCTGTGTGCCTGGCGATGGGCGTTCCGATCCAGGTTCTGCCAATCCTCCTGGCGGTAGAGACGCTCCCGGACATCATGCGCACCCTGGGCAATGTCACCTGGCACATGGCCGTGA contains the following coding sequences:
- a CDS encoding efflux transporter outer membrane subunit: MSRPLLILLAAASTAACTMEPRYVRPDAPVPTQWPTGGPYVTAAATAAPAAANPVIVDPRLQRLAAQALENNRNLRVALANIEVSRAQYRIQRAALLPELTASGRYTASRRSIANVSGTGATGAERDNESYSVQVAVNAFEIDLFGRVRSSTRADLNRYLATEAGARATRLTLVGDIAEAWLNHAADSSLLKIAQDTAANAQRNVELTRARLEGGVAPRTDLRQAETVMATAQADVARLRSVVAQDVNALQLLSGAPVDPALLAGSIDEVANAIALPAAGLSSAVLLNRPDVIQAEYSLRAANAEIGAARAALFPTVSITGAAGYASEALSSLISNRAFNSSYGPAVTWPFFRGGAGLAALDASQAQKAAAVATYERAIQAAFRETADALARNGTIEDQAAAVRLRLDAAADTYRLAEARYRGGVDPFLASLDAQRTLYSARQTQVAIQLETAINRIDLYRALGGGDPLDMAPLPPFEP
- a CDS encoding dicarboxylate/amino acid:cation symporter, whose product is MSTRLLAGLIAGILTGAALARLDTPVAATVLAVGASVGQIWLDALTMTVVPLVFGLLVTGIASAGASGAQGAIAARAAVWFAVLLVGACALSALTAWLFMTAWPLGPGASGLIGQVTAPMPAPSAGDAPWYRGLIPANPVKAAAEMAMAPLVIFGLIFGLAADRIEASLRDLLVRFFQAVVASMLVIVRWVLLIGPLGVFGLALSVGASFGAGVAGALVSYVATVCMACLAVSLAAYVVLPLATRTSPMRLVRAALPVQALALGTQSSLACLPAMVNAVPQLGAGPGAGVVLPLAVSIFRMSSAAANIAVAVWLAHLHGVAIAPGMVAIGVLIAAPVSLAAVGLPAQVNFFATIAPVCLAMGVPIQVLPILLAVETLPDIMRTLGNVTWHMAVTRLAGGEARQTP